A genomic window from Phocoena sinus isolate mPhoSin1 chromosome 20, mPhoSin1.pri, whole genome shotgun sequence includes:
- the HOXB1 gene encoding homeobox protein Hox-B1, with translation MDYNRMNSFLEYPLCNRAPSAYSAPTSFPPSSAPSVDSYAGETRYGGGLPSPALQQNSGYPAQHPPSALGVPFPSSGTSGYAPAACSPSYGPSQYYPLGQPEGDGGYFHPSSYGAQLGALSDGYGTAGTGPGPYPPPQPPYGNEQTGNFAPAYAELLSEDKESPCPSETSLPTARTFDWMKVKRNPPKTAKVSELGLGAPGGLRTNFTTRQLTELEKEFHFNKYLSRARRVEIAATLELNETQVKIWFQNRRMKQKKREREGGRVPPAPSGCPKEAAGDASDQSTCTSPEASPSSVTS, from the exons ATGGACTATAATAGGATGAACTCCTTCTTAGAGTACCCACTCTGTAACCGGGCACCCAGCGCCTACAGCGCCCCTACCTCTTTCCCCCCCAGCTCGGCTCCCTCTGTTGACAGCTATGCAGGCGAGACCCGCTATGGTGGGGGGCTGCCCAGCCCCGCGCTCCAGCAGAACTCAGGCTATCCGGCCCAGCACCCGCCCTCGGCGTTAGGGGTGCCCTTCCCCAGCTCCGGGACCTCGGGGTACGCCCCGGCTGCCTGCAGCCCCAGCTACGGGCCTTCTCAGTACTACCCTCTGGGCCAGCCGGAAGGAGATGGAGGCTATTTTCATCCTTCAAGCTATGGGGCCCAACTAGGGGCCTTGTCCGACGGCTATGGAACTGCTGGGACGGGCCCGGGGCCATACCCTCCGCCGCAGCCCCCTTATGGGAACGAGCAGACAGGGAACTTTGCACCGGCCTATGCTGAGCTCCTCTCCGAGGACAAGGAGTCACCCTGCCCGTCAGAAACCAGCCTCCCCACAGCCCGGACCTTCGACTGGATGAAGGTTAAGAGGAACCCACCCAAGACAG CGAAGGTGTCGGAGCTGGGCCTGGGCGCGCCCGGTGGCCTCCGCACCAACTTCACCACGCGGCAGCTGACCGAGCTGGAGAAGGAGTTCCATTTCAACAAGTACCTGAGCCGGGCCCGGAGGGTGGAGATCGCCGCCACCCTGGAGCTCAACGAGACGCAGGTCAAGATTTGGTTCCAGAACCGGCGCATGAAGCAGAAGAAGCGCGAGCGGGAGGGAGGCCGGGTGCccccagcccctt